The DNA window TTATCTCTTTTGATTGGTATAGTTTTGACTTGGATTTTTGGGAGTATTATAGCTGCTGCCTTTACTGAAAATATTAACAATTTGATAGTTAAAGCAAGGGAGTTTGGTAAAGGTCACTTTTCATCTAGAGTAAGGGTAATAGCTCAAGATGAAATCGGGGAATTAGAGGCAGTATTTAACGAAATGGGTAATAATATATCTTTAATGATGGAGAATAATGCAAAGGAAAAATCGAGGATAGAAAATATTTTACGGAGCTTGCCAGTAGGGGTATTGATAATAAACAAAAAGGGGATTGTAGAAACTTCTAATAATGCGGCAAGGGAAATGTTGAACACAGATTTAAAAGGAGTTAATAGACCATTAATTCACTTAACAAGGGATTATCAAGTAAATGATTTTGTTAATAATCTACTTAAAGGTCAGCAACAGCAGCAGTTAGAAGTTATTTTGAGAAATAAAAATGGAGAAACCCAATTTATCAGATTAAAAGGTGCAGGTTTATATCGTGGGAATAATACCTTGCCTGATGAAATAGTAGTGGTATTACAAGATATCACTGATTTACGCCGTCTAGAGCAAATGAGAAAGGATTTAGTAGCAAATGTCTCCCATGAACTGAGAACTCCGGTAACAGCTATTCAAGGATTTGCAGAAACACTATTAGATGGAGATGTTGATGAAGAAACCACTAAGCATTTTTTAAGTATAATTAAAGAGGAATCATATAGGCTTTCTAGATTAATCAATGATATCCTTAATTTATCGAAGTTAGAGAGCTCTCAAGAAAAGAGAAAGGAAGGAATTAGTAATTTAAGGGATGTGGCAATAAAGGTTTTAAATCTTTTTGATGATAAAATAAATCAAAAAGAAATTGAAGTTATAGTGGATATTCCAGATGATTTAACTTTAGCAGTAGATAAAGATTATGTAGAACAGGTTTTAGTTAATTATGTAGATAATGCTATAAAATACACCTATCCTAAAACTACAATTACCATAAGTGGAGTTAAACAAGATAATGGATTTGCTAGAATTGTAGTAATCGATAATGGGCCTGGTATTCCAATGAAAGATCAAGCTAGGGTTTTTGAAAGATTTTTTAGGGTAGAAAAATCACGGCAGCGAGATGTAGGGGGGACAGGTTTAGGATTAGCAATTGTAAAACACATTGTTGAAGGTTTTAAAGGTGAAGTAGGTGTAAGAAGTAATGAAAAAGGTACTGCCTTTTGGGCTACTTTACCTATGTGTTATTAAAAAAAGGGGCAAACTTGCCCTTTTTTATTGCTTAGGAAAGTATAGATTGCTAGGTATGTGGATAAATGTTATTATGTAGTGGGGTGAGTTGTTTATGGCTAC is part of the Anaerobranca gottschalkii DSM 13577 genome and encodes:
- a CDS encoding HAMP domain-containing sensor histidine kinase, giving the protein MASIKSKITITYTLLFLGIFTLLGIYLSSYFVNQYINTLENDLINNTKMLSGFIRFLDREFLISYAEDVSNTLGLRVTILDIDGNPLAETARPVEQLDNHLNRPEIQSALQGKITTSQRYSDTIKAEMLYSAAPIYNVEGEIIGFFRLAKSLKDIQKFIYNIRLVIFLSLLIGIVLTWIFGSIIAAAFTENINNLIVKAREFGKGHFSSRVRVIAQDEIGELEAVFNEMGNNISLMMENNAKEKSRIENILRSLPVGVLIINKKGIVETSNNAAREMLNTDLKGVNRPLIHLTRDYQVNDFVNNLLKGQQQQQLEVILRNKNGETQFIRLKGAGLYRGNNTLPDEIVVVLQDITDLRRLEQMRKDLVANVSHELRTPVTAIQGFAETLLDGDVDEETTKHFLSIIKEESYRLSRLINDILNLSKLESSQEKRKEGISNLRDVAIKVLNLFDDKINQKEIEVIVDIPDDLTLAVDKDYVEQVLVNYVDNAIKYTYPKTTITISGVKQDNGFARIVVIDNGPGIPMKDQARVFERFFRVEKSRQRDVGGTGLGLAIVKHIVEGFKGEVGVRSNEKGTAFWATLPMCY